Proteins encoded in a region of the Candidatus Saccharimonadia bacterium genome:
- the gltX gene encoding glutamate--tRNA ligase: MSSSSTAVRVRFAPSPTGYLHVGGIRSALFNYLWARHNGGQFVLRIEDTDRARLVEGSMDQINDSLQALGIAPDEGPRQGGPFGPYLQSERLDLYRAHAEQLVASGALYPCWCPPERLTALREETQKAGVAFKYDRHCLIAENQRSMDEPHVLRFKIPETPDTIGWDDAVRGRNQFKITELDDFVALKSDGYPTYHLANVIDDHLMHITHVLRADEWLPSTPKHLLLFEAFGWQPPVYAHLPPVQGPDGKKKLSKRDGAQSVGEYIAEGYLPEALMSFLASLGWNDGTTQEVFTPTELIAKFTLERVQKSPAMFDRERLTWINGLMIRQMPLEQLLERSEAFWPPEAANTSPAYRQQVLGLVQERLKYLAELPSLTDFFFADPSADALAADAKLAHQAHQALADSNFTEADLEHRLRALAEQLALKPGTLFTAIRLATTGKKAAPGLFETLHVLGKDISLQRLEAASNR; this comes from the coding sequence ATGTCAAGCAGCTCCACCGCCGTTCGCGTACGCTTCGCGCCCAGCCCCACCGGCTATCTCCACGTCGGCGGGATTCGCTCGGCCCTGTTTAACTATCTCTGGGCTCGCCACAACGGCGGCCAGTTTGTGCTGCGCATCGAAGACACCGACCGCGCCCGGCTCGTCGAAGGCTCCATGGATCAAATCAACGACAGCCTCCAGGCTCTCGGTATCGCACCCGACGAAGGGCCGCGCCAGGGCGGTCCGTTCGGCCCGTATCTGCAATCCGAGCGGCTCGACCTGTACCGCGCGCACGCCGAGCAGCTCGTCGCCTCAGGTGCCCTGTACCCATGCTGGTGCCCACCCGAACGCCTCACCGCCCTACGCGAGGAGACTCAAAAAGCCGGCGTCGCCTTCAAATACGATCGCCATTGCCTCATCGCCGAAAACCAACGCAGCATGGACGAACCGCATGTGCTCCGTTTCAAAATCCCCGAAACCCCCGACACCATCGGCTGGGACGACGCCGTCCGCGGCCGCAACCAATTCAAAATCACCGAGCTCGACGACTTCGTGGCCCTCAAATCCGACGGCTACCCCACCTACCACCTCGCCAACGTCATCGACGACCACCTCATGCACATCACTCACGTGCTCCGCGCCGACGAATGGCTTCCCAGCACCCCCAAACACCTGTTGCTCTTCGAGGCCTTCGGCTGGCAGCCGCCCGTTTACGCCCACTTGCCCCCCGTGCAAGGCCCGGACGGCAAAAAGAAGCTCAGTAAACGCGACGGCGCCCAGTCGGTAGGGGAGTACATCGCCGAGGGCTACCTGCCCGAGGCCCTCATGAGCTTTCTAGCCTCACTCGGCTGGAATGACGGCACCACGCAGGAAGTATTCACCCCCACCGAGCTCATCGCCAAATTCACCCTCGAGCGCGTCCAGAAAAGCCCCGCCATGTTTGACCGCGAGCGCCTCACCTGGATCAACGGGCTTATGATCCGGCAGATGCCCCTAGAACAGCTCCTGGAGCGCTCAGAGGCCTTTTGGCCGCCCGAAGCAGCAAATACCTCGCCCGCCTACCGCCAGCAGGTTCTGGGGCTCGTTCAGGAGCGGCTCAAATACCTGGCCGAATTACCCAGCCTCACCGACTTTTTCTTTGCCGATCCCAGCGCCGATGCCCTCGCCGCCGACGCTAAGCTAGCACATCAAGCCCACCAGGCCCTAGCCGATTCCAATTTCACCGAGGCCGACCTTGAACACCGCCTGCGCGCCCTCGCCGAACAGCTCGCCCTCAAACCCGGCACCCTCTTTACCGCTATCCGCCTCGCCACCACGGGCAAAAAAGCCGCCCCGGGGCTGTTTGAGACGCTGCACGTCCTCGGCAAGGACATTTCGCTCCAACGCCTAGAAGCTGCCTCCAACAGATAG
- a CDS encoding DUF4367 domain-containing protein: MNCPVCQTETATVKIGGRDYCAVCGTAAIPGAPSAPPAKRVSLDLSPRNRTNAASHPTAGRHAHPANELHARTKSAHLLDLRGAAPHPVEPAAVVHPAHHIPAESPGATTRGRHLAHFTDRFEKARQVNRSPHIQKFAGGRIVEEPNAQPEPPSQELPPLAATHHEAMTRLTPTPPAEPPKTHTGTGAPWRPHLGLSAGGSRTLATVTAVALMGGYIWLQNYPKLALQNASNKAGVTASLPTYLPSSYSLAGTNTSPGLITLNFSSPSSTEPLKIDQHRTTWDSSSLLDNFVAKTTDDYATVQGQGLTIYLFNNNHATWVNRGIWYSIEGASRLSREQILKIAYSL, from the coding sequence GTGAACTGCCCGGTATGCCAAACCGAAACCGCCACCGTTAAAATCGGGGGCCGGGATTACTGTGCGGTGTGTGGTACGGCAGCAATCCCCGGTGCACCATCCGCACCGCCGGCCAAGCGCGTGTCGCTCGACCTCTCACCCCGCAACCGCACCAATGCCGCCAGCCACCCAACCGCCGGCCGTCACGCCCACCCCGCCAACGAACTGCACGCCCGCACCAAATCCGCACACCTGCTCGATCTGCGCGGCGCCGCACCGCATCCGGTTGAGCCGGCCGCAGTTGTGCATCCCGCCCATCACATCCCCGCCGAATCGCCCGGAGCCACCACCCGGGGCCGCCATCTAGCCCACTTCACCGACCGGTTTGAGAAAGCCCGCCAGGTCAATCGCAGTCCCCACATCCAAAAATTTGCCGGCGGCCGCATCGTCGAAGAACCCAATGCCCAACCCGAGCCGCCAAGCCAGGAGCTCCCGCCTCTAGCCGCCACCCACCACGAAGCCATGACGAGGCTCACCCCGACCCCGCCGGCCGAACCCCCCAAGACCCACACCGGCACCGGCGCGCCCTGGCGTCCGCACCTCGGCCTGAGCGCCGGCGGCAGCCGCACCCTCGCCACCGTCACCGCCGTGGCGCTGATGGGCGGCTACATTTGGCTACAAAACTACCCCAAACTGGCCCTCCAAAACGCCAGCAACAAAGCCGGCGTGACAGCCTCACTACCCACATACCTCCCATCGAGCTACAGCCTAGCCGGCACCAATACCAGCCCCGGTCTCATCACCCTTAATTTTTCCAGCCCCAGCAGCACCGAGCCGCTCAAAATAGACCAACACCGCACCACCTGGGATTCCAGCTCGCTCCTCGACAACTTTGTCGCCAAAACTACCGACGATTATGCCACCGTGCAGGGCCAAGGCCTCACCATTTACCTGTTCAACAACAACCACGCCACCTGGGTCAACCGCGGCATCTGGTACAGCATCGAGGGCGCCAGCCGCCTCAGCCGCGAACAAATCCTCAAGATTGCATACTCACTTTAA
- a CDS encoding DUF3048 domain-containing protein: MNELDPQTPNPTPESIIVANPHAKPKPPSRWLKRHRKAAIIIAVAVVVVAGAGALGWNLTHPKKPVAHATPTPKPSPTPVPTPVTKLSPLTGVAVDPALANRPITGVVIENQTDARPQSGLSQAGVVYEANAEGGITRFIAFFLDQRPPSLGPVRSLRTYFVDWALEFNSPVAHAGGNADALDLVSPLGMKDLNALSFAASGFYRTTDRFAPHNLYTSSDKLDQLLATHKFNGPATFTPSPRKPDTPVATPPHPNIHIDYSYAGYQVDYKYDPTTNDYARSLAGAPHVDRNTGKQIHVKNIVIEMMPTSNGTTRIGEQTVIMGTVGKGQGWVLRDGDAIPVTWSKDSHSARTKLLDASGNDVPLDAGNTWYSIVPVGKTVSF, encoded by the coding sequence ATGAATGAACTCGACCCCCAGACCCCCAACCCCACCCCAGAATCCATCATCGTTGCAAATCCCCACGCCAAGCCCAAACCCCCCAGCCGTTGGCTCAAACGCCACCGCAAAGCGGCCATAATCATCGCCGTGGCCGTAGTAGTAGTCGCGGGCGCCGGCGCGCTGGGCTGGAACCTCACGCACCCCAAAAAGCCCGTTGCCCACGCTACGCCTACGCCCAAACCCAGCCCCACTCCCGTCCCAACGCCTGTCACCAAACTGTCTCCACTCACCGGCGTGGCGGTGGATCCCGCCCTCGCCAACCGTCCGATCACCGGCGTGGTCATCGAAAACCAAACCGACGCCCGACCTCAATCCGGTCTGAGCCAAGCCGGCGTCGTGTACGAAGCCAACGCCGAGGGTGGCATCACGCGCTTCATCGCTTTCTTTCTCGACCAGCGCCCACCCAGCCTCGGTCCCGTCCGCAGCCTGCGCACCTATTTCGTCGACTGGGCACTCGAGTTCAACTCACCCGTCGCCCACGCCGGCGGCAACGCCGACGCCCTCGATCTCGTCAGCCCGCTGGGCATGAAAGACCTCAACGCCCTCAGCTTCGCCGCCAGCGGCTTCTACCGCACCACCGACCGCTTCGCACCCCACAACCTCTACACCAGCAGCGACAAGCTCGATCAGCTCCTGGCCACCCACAAATTCAACGGCCCCGCCACGTTCACCCCCAGCCCGCGCAAACCCGACACCCCCGTTGCCACCCCTCCTCACCCCAACATTCACATCGACTACTCCTACGCCGGCTATCAAGTCGATTACAAATACGACCCCACCACCAACGACTACGCCCGTTCGCTCGCCGGGGCCCCGCATGTTGATCGCAATACGGGCAAGCAAATCCACGTCAAAAACATCGTCATCGAAATGATGCCCACGAGCAACGGCACCACCCGCATCGGCGAACAAACCGTCATCATGGGCACCGTGGGCAAAGGCCAGGGCTGGGTGTTGCGCGACGGCGACGCCATCCCCGTCACCTGGTCCAAAGATTCGCACAGCGCCCGCACCAAGCTCCTCGACGCTAGCGGCAACGACGTCCCGCTCGACGCCGGCAACACCTGGTACTCGATCGTGCCAGTCGGTAAAACCGTTTCGTTCTAA